The genomic interval CTCAAGGTCACCATGATCATTGAAGATGCGCTGCAGGAGCGCGGCAACCGCGAACGGGCGGAAATGCATTATCTCCCGCCTGGCAAAGGACTGTTCTCGCAGCCCGACATCGATACCTTCCTGAAAGACTATTTCCCGTCCCAGCGGGACATTGCCATTGACTACAACCACCCGCTGTCGGCTATTGACCCTGACCGCCGCGAAGCGACCTTCGCCACGCCGGAGGGGCCACATACCATGGAGTATGACTTCATCCACGTGGTGCCTCCGATGTCCGCGCCGGACATGATTCGGCATGGCGAGCTGGGCTGGCAGAACGGCAGCTTCGAGGGCTGGATGGAAGTCGACCAGTACAGCATGCAGCATCGCCGGTATCCCAACGTGTTTGGCGCCGGGGATGTGGTGGGTACGCCCATCGGCAAGACCGCCGCCAGCGTGAAGGCGCAGGCGCCGGTGGTGGCGGACAACCTGGTGGCAACCATTGCCGGGCAGGAAATGCCCATGGCCTGGAACGGATACACCTCCTGTCCGCTGATCACGGCCCGGGGCGAGGCAATGCTGGTGGAGTTCGACTTCAGCCTTGCCATGAAGCCATCATTCAGCTTCATTGACCCAATGAAACAGCAGTGGGCGCCCTGGTTCCTCAAGGACCAGATGCTGCATGCGGCCTATAACGCCATGCTACGTGGCCGAATCTAGGAGCGATTGACATGGAATTTTCCCCTCTTGGTGTTGTGGCGGTGGTGCTTGAGTTGCTTCGCCCGGTTCTGCCGCTGCTGGGTGCTCTGTTCGTCGCCTGGGTGGCGTTAATGGGGCTGGTGATTGCGCGCCGCCAGCGGCTGCGCGTGGCTCCCGCCGTGCGGGGCGCCGCAGTGGTGGGGGTGATTGGTGCAGTAGTGGCTGCGCTGGCCATCCCGCTCTGGAGCGGTGCCAGCCCGCTGCAGCTGCAAAGTGTCATCGACTTCTTTGCCGTGGTCGGCGGGGG from Spiribacter sp. 2438 carries:
- a CDS encoding NAD(P)/FAD-dependent oxidoreductase, coding for MNRLNETREETMPNESAINTSRRRFLAGSAAVAGAATVGTGSLLTSGPARAVSTDARIVIAGAGAAGISIATRLSRQLDGATIIVIDSRETHFYQPGLTLVATGLWTPSRVEDANTRFMPAGVDWMKDDVVEINADNNQVMTAGGDTVDYDYLVVSTGLQINFDEIDGMSPDLIGHNGVGCVYANPDHAARTWQAAERYIEEGGIGLFTRPRGPIKCAGAPLKVTMIIEDALQERGNRERAEMHYLPPGKGLFSQPDIDTFLKDYFPSQRDIAIDYNHPLSAIDPDRREATFATPEGPHTMEYDFIHVVPPMSAPDMIRHGELGWQNGSFEGWMEVDQYSMQHRRYPNVFGAGDVVGTPIGKTAASVKAQAPVVADNLVATIAGQEMPMAWNGYTSCPLITARGEAMLVEFDFSLAMKPSFSFIDPMKQQWAPWFLKDQMLHAAYNAMLRGRI